A portion of the Desulfovibrio oxyclinae DSM 11498 genome contains these proteins:
- a CDS encoding GGDEF domain-containing response regulator, whose protein sequence is MQILIIDDSETSQLLLTTILGNAGYSNIVSAYSYDEAHSILESCRSKEDCTDLVLMDINMPGVDGIQATRLLKADPATEDIPIIVVTGVEDEMRLQAAFSAGANDYIQKPVSRVELQARVRSALKLREEMQMRHAREKELEELNAKLRKISSIDGLTGVGNRRWFDERFEQEWKRARRDRMPLSLLLIDIDNFKQFNDSQGHIQGDQCLRRVAAILQESTRRAADMVARYGGEEFVVVLPNTDSTGAKDVAEMIMKQLEGECIEHPDSPAAKYVTVSIGLATATPDGSTGGESLIEAADNALYQAKDKGKNRIESAA, encoded by the coding sequence ATGCAGATACTTATCATCGACGACTCCGAGACTTCCCAGTTGCTTCTCACTACCATACTCGGCAATGCCGGGTATTCCAATATCGTTTCCGCATATTCTTACGATGAAGCCCATAGCATCCTTGAAAGCTGCCGCTCGAAGGAAGACTGCACCGACCTTGTCCTGATGGACATCAACATGCCCGGCGTGGACGGTATTCAGGCCACGCGCCTGCTCAAGGCCGACCCCGCCACCGAGGACATCCCCATCATCGTCGTCACCGGCGTGGAAGACGAAATGCGACTTCAGGCCGCGTTTTCCGCGGGAGCAAACGACTATATCCAGAAACCCGTCAGTCGCGTGGAGCTTCAGGCCAGAGTCCGCTCCGCCTTGAAGCTGCGTGAGGAAATGCAGATGCGGCATGCGAGGGAAAAGGAACTCGAAGAACTCAACGCCAAGCTGCGCAAGATTTCGAGCATTGACGGACTCACCGGCGTCGGCAACCGCCGCTGGTTTGACGAACGCTTCGAACAGGAATGGAAGCGCGCCCGCAGGGACAGGATGCCGCTTTCGCTGTTGCTCATCGACATCGACAACTTCAAGCAGTTCAACGACTCGCAGGGACACATCCAGGGTGACCAATGCCTGCGGCGCGTAGCAGCGATTCTGCAGGAATCGACACGCCGTGCCGCTGACATGGTGGCACGCTACGGCGGCGAGGAATTCGTCGTGGTTTTGCCGAACACGGATTCCACCGGAGCAAAGGACGTGGCCGAGATGATCATGAAGCAGCTTGAGGGAGAATGCATCGAACATCCGGACTCGCCCGCGGCCAAGTACGTCACTGTCAGCATTGGGCTCGCAACGGCGACTCCTGACGGTTCAACGGGCGGCGAGAGTCTCATAGAAGCCGCAGACAACGCGCTGTATCAGGCCAAGGACAAAGGTAAAAACCGCATCGAAAGCGCGGCCTGA
- a CDS encoding DUF1318 domain-containing protein — protein sequence MKRIPMILLLVLLGGCTLAEVNVEVAGERTSLEKQVLGSYNALTQRAMLSSSVRGVDPLGNVERPPELSADGQEALDAVQTLAFHADDLDAFRRLGWVGEGNDGLLARFPMDREGAPDDLAGFADGYGQNEFEAVVSEINASRLVLMRRVIRTDDRFTEADFPEIRTVFARLNARRALPGERIQGPDGQWTVK from the coding sequence ATGAAACGCATACCGATGATTCTTCTGCTCGTCCTTCTGGGTGGCTGCACGCTGGCCGAGGTCAACGTGGAGGTGGCCGGGGAGCGCACCTCTCTGGAAAAACAGGTGCTCGGCTCCTACAACGCCCTGACGCAGCGGGCCATGCTCTCGTCCTCGGTGCGCGGCGTGGACCCGCTCGGCAACGTGGAGCGTCCGCCTGAGCTGAGCGCCGACGGTCAGGAAGCTCTCGATGCGGTGCAGACATTGGCGTTTCATGCGGATGATCTGGACGCCTTCCGCCGCCTCGGCTGGGTGGGCGAAGGGAACGACGGCCTGCTGGCCCGGTTCCCCATGGATCGTGAAGGCGCGCCCGACGATCTTGCCGGATTTGCCGACGGCTACGGGCAGAACGAGTTCGAGGCGGTTGTCTCGGAGATCAACGCCTCGCGTCTTGTGCTCATGCGCCGCGTCATCCGCACTGATGACCGGTTCACCGAAGCGGACTTTCCCGAGATTCGCACCGTGTTTGCCCGGCTCAATGCCAGACGCGCGCTGCCGGGCGAGCGCATTCAGGGCCCGGACGGGCAATGGACGGTGAAATGA